Proteins from a genomic interval of Youhaiella tibetensis:
- the glpX gene encoding class II fructose-bisphosphatase, protein MKLTSTGNGATIARNLTLELVRVTERAAIAASGWRGKGDEKAADAAAVEAMRQELQNVAIAGRIVIGEGERDEAPMLFIGEEVGGGEGPAVDIAVDPLEGTTLCAKNQPDSICVLAMAERGGLLNAPDVYMHKIAIGAGYPEGTVDLDRTPVENVKMLAAAKGVPISEITACVLDRPRHAGLIEELRSTGVAVKLISDGDIAGVIHATNTEETGIDIYLGSGGAPEGVLAAAALRCIGGQMQARLILDTAEKRDRAKRMGISDPSRKYGVMDLASGDVLFAATGVTDGSLLEGVRVRKDALVTSTIVMRSWSQTVRWIKAQHAR, encoded by the coding sequence ATGAAGCTGACTTCGACGGGCAACGGCGCAACCATCGCGCGCAATCTCACCCTGGAACTGGTGCGCGTCACCGAGCGGGCGGCCATCGCCGCTTCCGGCTGGCGCGGCAAGGGTGACGAAAAGGCCGCCGACGCCGCTGCCGTGGAGGCCATGCGCCAGGAACTCCAGAACGTGGCCATCGCCGGCCGCATCGTCATCGGCGAGGGCGAGCGCGACGAAGCCCCGATGCTCTTCATCGGCGAGGAAGTCGGCGGGGGCGAGGGCCCGGCGGTCGATATCGCCGTGGATCCCCTCGAGGGCACGACCCTGTGTGCCAAGAACCAGCCCGATTCCATCTGCGTGCTGGCCATGGCCGAGCGCGGGGGCCTGCTCAACGCGCCAGACGTCTACATGCACAAGATCGCCATCGGCGCCGGCTACCCCGAAGGAACTGTCGACCTCGACCGTACCCCCGTCGAGAACGTCAAGATGCTTGCTGCCGCCAAGGGCGTGCCCATCTCGGAGATCACCGCCTGCGTGCTCGATCGGCCGCGCCATGCCGGCCTCATCGAGGAGTTGCGCAGCACCGGCGTTGCGGTCAAGCTCATCAGCGACGGCGATATCGCCGGCGTGATCCACGCCACCAATACCGAGGAAACCGGCATCGACATCTATCTCGGCTCCGGCGGCGCTCCCGAGGGCGTGCTGGCCGCGGCGGCGCTCCGCTGCATCGGCGGCCAGATGCAGGCGCGCCTGATCCTCGATACGGCCGAGAAACGCGACCGTGCCAAGCGCATGGGGATCAGCGACCCCAGCCGCAAGTATGGCGTGATGGACCTCGCCTCGGGCGACGTGCTGTTCGCCGCCACCGGCGTCACCGACGGCAGCCTGCTCGAGG